The following nucleotide sequence is from Cardiocondyla obscurior isolate alpha-2009 linkage group LG10, Cobs3.1, whole genome shotgun sequence.
aaatatattattagcGCCGTATTACACGTACCTCGTAAGAACACTGTTGTCTCCAGCGATTAAAAATCAGAcgcggatttaaaaaaaaagaaaagggtaaagaaaaaagaaaggggagggaaaaaaaatccttttaaTGCCGAGACGTTGAATGATCGATCGATAAAACGGCCCGTGTATCCGAGAGGCTGTAAAATACTGTCGCGTGAATTACAAAATGCGGCGAAATGGCGACGTTGGCGTCAGGTGCCGGGGCGGGTTCGCCGGGACGTATCTCGATTCTCGATTGGAGAACGTTCGGGGATGTTATCAGGGATGCTGGGGAAATGAGAGGGCGAGGGACGCCGCGACGGGATTAAGGGCGTGGTTACGGGAGATGAAGCAACCCCTACCAGCAACCCCTGCCTTCCCTTCGTACGCCGCTTTTTCGCCAAGGGATGCTGGCCGACTCGTCTCTTTCGCAACGATCTCGCCGTGCCCGGGAGATTGAGATGTTGTCGGAAGCGATCGCGTCGCCGCGAACAAAGTTAACGACCGTCGTCGATTTAATTGCGATCTAAAAACCGAACGAGTGAGTGATCCAGCCGAGCGAAATGTACCGAGAAACCGGAAAAAATCAATCGCGCTGATAAAGAGAAGGGGAGTGATATCGGATGAGATTTCGTGGCctattgttttaatttgtgAAAGGAAATTGGTTGAAGTTGTTCTTCGAGACGACGAGGAAGAGTTGCATGGTCTCGAAATTGGATGAAAATCGCCGGGAGAAATCTCAGGAGTTTATCTCTTATCTTGGAAAACTGCGGTAAGTGACTTCGACCGaaaatcgtattaattattaatcgaattaaagtctatatgatataataattaaaaaaatattaaataaaaaatcttaaatatgCCGTAGGCATTTTATAAAgcgttgaaataaatatcatattatttttgcgaCAATGCGTCATCGCATATTATAATGCTTCGTTAAATAGCGAGACTCGCGgttcgagaaaaaaatcgaCGACTTAAAaagcgattattaaaattcgaaGCGTTCGTATCCGGAGAACGATtgacataatataaaaagtagaaACGCTAACGATGTTGCATGAAAAGATCGGCTTCCGTGCAAAACGGGGGTCctctctcgcgaaataaattaactgtTAAATAGTTCGCGCTCTTTAATTTTGACCACCGCAAAATCCTGACTGTTCCCTCGAATTTCGCCTACAAAGCTACACGAATTGTACGGCGCGGACATCGACAAGAGGGGTCGCATCGACTTGATAAGATAGCagtaacataaatattaaaaaagaccGAGGAGACTTGTCGCTCGAAATCTGGttgtctttaaaatattaaagatggAAACtgcaaaagagaaaatagGAAAGGTGGTGAACGCTCATACAAATCGCCGGTTTACCATAAGAATCAGATCGGGGCAGCAGCCTACTCGGGTTGCTTTTCGTCAATACTTGATGAAGACTGAGCCATTTATGCGGAACGCTCGCCACGTTTCTCTCAATAATGCAACGTTCTCGTAAATCGACTGTTTCAGCGACACGATGGAATTTTAGAGCCACGCAAAAATTTACGGTAGTTTTATTCCggctttcttatttttttttaatatttttttttacgtttaatacaCGCCGAGAGTACGAAGCACGTTCTTAATGTGAATATTTCCACTATTATCTCTCGCTTGCGCCTGACGTCGATTTATTTCTAACTTTTATCCTCACAGGCGACTATAATTCGCTTACATAAGTTACATATGTGTGCTCGACAAATATTTGGCTATCCAATTATCGCCGACTAAACCCCAATATTCTGGAGCATAGGGCGAACCCTTTTGCGctgcagtttctttttttctctccccttttttttttccttcttcgcgGCTCTCGCGAGTCCCCAGAGTGAATCGTAGGAAAAGTTTGGattatttcgtttaataaGTTTcgtaaatagataaaataaaatgaacaaattttaatgacCGCGTAATTAAAGTCAATCGGAAATCTGCGAGTCTTTTTGAAAGtataagattattatattgcaTTTCAATATGAAGTATAAGTTCGATTAAATGTTATCGTAAATTGTAATTGCAGCTACGTGCTACGAGAAACGAGATAGCAATGTTTCGCGACACGAATCTGCATCCGGGGCGAAGGTGAGGAGATAATTTTTCGCGGTAGATCAGACCCTGAACCTTTTTGAAAGGAAACATTTCTGGAACACAAAGGCACATGAAGAGCTTCAATTGCGATTTCGCGAACGAGGATAGAACGGCACCCATGGCGAATAGCGGGGTCGCCGTTAACGGTGTAGGCGCTCCTAGTTCAGGCACTTTGTCGAGGGAGGAAAGACGTAGACGAAGAAGGGCCACCCAAAAGTATCGAACCGCGCACGCAACACGGTAAGACTACGCCGAATCGAGataaggaataaaaaatatttaaaaaaaaattcaaattaaagtTAGCCTACACCTtgcggaattaaattatttcgtgaTTGATATCGCAAAAGCCGCGGTGGtcttacgaattaaaaatgttcaatGATATTTATCTCGTCAGGGAAAGAGTCAGAGTGGAGGCATTCAACTTGGCATTTGCGGAATTGCGAAAGCTGCTGCCGACTTTGCCGCCGGACAAGAAGCTCTCGAAAATCGAAATTCTTCGACTGGCGATTTGCTACATCGCCTATTTGAATCATGTACTCCAAGCTTGAACCTGCATCTGATACTTTGATATGAGAGAGAGAACATTTAGAAAGCTATCGCAATTTCTTCACCCTCGTATGCCGACGGAGATTGaccatttattattttttttcttaaattttaaaaattactacgctcatataaattattttgaagaaggtatcttttttattttcgtaccCTGATGCAAGAGTTTAAGCCGAGAAGCGTTAAGGACCGAGTTACGCAACATTGTAACATATTCGTCGATATTTTCGAATTTATCCGGATTTTTGCGGATTACTAGGCCACTTCGGGACAATGGAAAGACTTCCCTTGGGACTGCTACCCCTCCGCGTACCTTCGAATTCTCCCGCTACCCCTTGGTAGTCATCGTCCGGCCGCGTATTCGATCGTTGTCGATTATACGACATACGGGGCACAGACATTACGAGCCTAAGTGAAAAAGAATAGAATTACCGGCGTGAAGGCCAACTTCACGGATCGTCGCCTTGCGCCTCTCGTTTCCCGGTTCTTTCCAAATACGATTATCTCTTGATTACTTGAAGATCTGGGTAAGATTGATTATTCCTGCGACTCGAACTGGCCTACccctgcaaaaaaaaaaaaacaaacgatTATTCAATAGAAAACTCTGactattatttagaaaaaaaagacttaatttttaaattgcgttataattgttaatcatttaattatctaaGATCTACGTTTAAAGgaaagagaattattaa
It contains:
- the LOC139106117 gene encoding helix-loop-helix protein 1, encoding MKSFNCDFANEDRTAPMANSGVAVNGVGAPSSGTLSREERRRRRRATQKYRTAHATRERVRVEAFNLAFAELRKLLPTLPPDKKLSKIEILRLAICYIAYLNHVLQA